From a single Microcoleus sp. FACHB-672 genomic region:
- a CDS encoding methyl-accepting chemotaxis protein, protein MIDKNGDSPAPILQEVETLKAQAERDRIDWAAKIQLAEALNEEGRFEEARMLYQEVVAADPGGVFGSITDSPENQGKKGRRGFGGASLDAITVSSSESRDKENGGTQDHSWLALSHSSKIQNFTFNIPRWFYNQPIRRKQLIVLLFSEFVTVVAVVGVTNFLHNSQMRHQLGNQAESELAMTQMAYDMKNNQILLRLQGLSETSAVMAAVGGNLTPAVREQVRVALVNELKSLDIESATLIGRDFRIIANANADRRGENFNFNQMVSPVFINGQPLQSIKIAFSEKLKAENAVQTGNRKNQETLIHYTVTPVYSSQKNVIGAVIVGKVIDKNYFLIKEVMETYNSGYSGIYLTKNSGQFTLVDSQEKIKDSIQSGFALPNNALLTKAVEAGGKTVSERVIVGGKTYTMAAKAVPNHGGEPAAILVRGIEEAGKNQLLSNSLFLQLILILLALAINVWLAIILDKTIADPINRLHQAVRQFAQGDRNAKAPVLAQDEVGELAGTFNQLTSSVNAAAAEMEEQVRRYGTEAAFQQCEKERLQQGLNQLLREIEGAKRGDLTVNVPVEADIEASNCAPLRELAVSINATIGSLREIVTQVQLAANRVHGSACNSTQKVETLSQGANNQAKAIAATLKSVADLGRSMQSIASATLKAAVIARQGVVAAQDGNRSMNQTVNSIERIHDSVNEASKKMKRLAESSQEISKIVNIISGISEKTNLLAFNASIAAARAGEHGQVFRVVADEVQRLAERVTDSAKEIEQLITTIQQETTEALQTMEGSQRSVETGTHLVIKTQQTLRKLAGISHNTNQLLQSISTSTVSQAQSSHRVNQTMQSAAAIAQTTSAESQAVADTLQELVAVAQALQDSVSRFRVEDTTL, encoded by the coding sequence ATGATCGACAAAAATGGCGATAGCCCTGCTCCAATTCTGCAAGAGGTTGAGACACTCAAAGCACAAGCAGAACGTGACCGGATAGATTGGGCCGCTAAAATACAACTGGCAGAAGCTTTGAATGAAGAAGGTCGCTTTGAGGAAGCCCGGATGCTTTACCAGGAAGTGGTTGCTGCCGATCCTGGGGGTGTATTTGGCAGCATTACCGACAGCCCCGAGAACCAGGGGAAAAAGGGCCGTAGGGGCTTTGGTGGAGCCAGTTTAGATGCCATAACGGTGTCTTCGTCTGAATCAAGGGATAAGGAGAACGGGGGAACACAGGATCACTCTTGGTTAGCGCTTAGCCATTCTTCAAAAATTCAAAATTTTACGTTTAACATCCCCAGATGGTTTTACAATCAGCCCATTCGCCGCAAGCAACTCATTGTATTGCTATTTTCAGAATTTGTGACCGTAGTGGCAGTAGTGGGAGTCACGAATTTTTTACATAATTCACAGATGCGTCATCAGCTCGGTAACCAAGCCGAATCAGAGCTAGCCATGACGCAAATGGCTTATGACATGAAAAATAACCAAATCCTGCTTAGGTTGCAAGGACTATCAGAAACGAGTGCCGTAATGGCGGCTGTCGGTGGCAATTTAACTCCGGCAGTCCGCGAACAAGTTCGGGTAGCTTTAGTCAATGAACTTAAAAGTTTAGATATTGAATCTGCTACTTTGATTGGGCGGGATTTTCGCATAATAGCGAATGCAAATGCTGATCGGCGCGGAGAAAATTTTAATTTTAACCAGATGGTCAGCCCCGTATTTATAAATGGCCAACCATTGCAATCAATTAAAATTGCTTTCAGTGAGAAATTAAAGGCGGAAAATGCCGTACAAACAGGAAACAGAAAAAATCAGGAGACTTTGATTCACTATACTGTAACGCCTGTTTACTCAAGCCAAAAAAATGTTATAGGAGCGGTCATTGTAGGAAAAGTAATTGATAAAAATTATTTTTTAATAAAAGAGGTAATGGAGACGTATAATAGCGGCTATAGTGGAATTTACTTAACTAAAAATTCAGGACAATTTACGCTGGTAGATTCCCAGGAAAAAATTAAAGATAGCATCCAATCAGGATTTGCTCTTCCTAATAACGCTTTGCTCACAAAAGCGGTGGAGGCGGGTGGTAAAACAGTAAGCGAACGCGTAATAGTTGGGGGTAAGACTTACACAATGGCTGCTAAAGCAGTGCCAAATCATGGCGGTGAACCGGCAGCAATTTTGGTGCGGGGCATTGAGGAAGCCGGCAAAAATCAGCTTTTGAGCAACAGTTTATTCTTGCAACTCATTTTAATATTGCTGGCTTTAGCGATTAATGTGTGGCTAGCGATCATACTTGATAAAACAATAGCTGATCCAATTAACCGGCTGCATCAAGCTGTGCGGCAGTTTGCACAGGGAGATCGCAACGCTAAAGCGCCGGTGTTGGCGCAAGATGAGGTGGGTGAGTTAGCCGGCACATTCAATCAGTTAACCTCCAGTGTCAATGCAGCAGCCGCTGAAATGGAAGAACAAGTGCGCCGGTATGGAACCGAAGCAGCTTTTCAACAGTGCGAAAAAGAACGACTGCAACAAGGATTAAACCAGCTATTACGAGAAATTGAAGGGGCGAAACGGGGGGATTTAACCGTAAACGTGCCGGTGGAGGCAGATATAGAAGCAAGCAACTGTGCGCCTCTGCGCGAACTCGCCGTTTCGATTAACGCCACCATTGGCAGCTTGCGCGAGATTGTCACTCAAGTTCAACTTGCTGCAAACCGGGTGCACGGATCGGCTTGTAACAGCACCCAAAAGGTGGAAACCCTCTCCCAGGGGGCAAATAACCAAGCGAAAGCAATTGCGGCAACTCTCAAGTCAGTGGCAGACTTGGGGCGTTCGATGCAGTCGATAGCCAGCGCCACCCTTAAAGCCGCTGTGATTGCCCGTCAAGGCGTTGTGGCAGCACAAGATGGTAACCGATCTATGAATCAAACGGTTAACAGTATTGAGCGGATTCATGACAGTGTCAACGAGGCTTCTAAAAAGATGAAACGCCTTGCGGAATCGTCGCAAGAAATTTCTAAAATTGTTAATATTATTTCTGGAATTTCAGAAAAAACAAATCTTTTAGCGTTTAATGCTTCGATTGCTGCAGCTCGTGCCGGCGAACACGGACAAGTTTTTCGGGTGGTTGCTGATGAAGTGCAGCGCTTGGCAGAACGAGTGACAGATTCAGCAAAAGAAATTGAGCAACTCATTACTACCATTCAACAAGAAACTACCGAAGCTCTACAAACAATGGAAGGAAGCCAGCGAAGCGTAGAAACCGGCACACATTTGGTGATTAAAACCCAGCAAACTCTCCGTAAACTAGCCGGGATTAGCCACAATACCAACCAGCTTTTGCAATCGATTTCAACAAGCACCGTATCTCAGGCGCAATCCTCACACCGAGTTAACCAAACCATGCAATCAGCAGCCGCAATTGCTCAGACGACATCAGCCGAATCCCAAGCGGTTGCCGACACCCTTCAAGAACTCGTCGCAGTCGCACAAGCTCTGCAAGATTCAGTCTCTCGCTTTCGGGTTGAGGACACCACCCTGTGA
- a CDS encoding EAL domain-containing protein, translating to MKFQSQSWAEAQESSMGGKSFLGRLHKLIVAYCALGILATGTVIAVVSILPLYQHLKQDQHKNLLIAARSKASAVEEYIGQTKAVALQIARETQLRRNLEAYNRQKLSLNALQNLSTPKLREALKTSPDVAGISRLDRTGKQVVSVGLPIPAEFWPVPAAGSQTVMLHAPVILSGSAYLAVGVPILNELSQRAGTDIVVFKLDPVQQRLLSKNRSVGEAGQTVIGSLHSDGVEVFFSLRSPENTKSSSQIVEANLKNNIIGIWNCWLIPTCPDIQNPKNLFIQDRSSLIFPKTSAVAQALEKALHQDTGLFISHLAKEPQVIAYSPIQGSDWGLSVIMPSGQLYAPANRQIVSLGSTLFLLILAGTTGTILCLRQLANATILHAGDLERLVRQKTLSLPANSHSTLTQAGLPSGQRYRFTDAGGAEAVWEWNLETNELDFSPQWKALLGYDEIEIGTHPDEWFKRVHPNDMERVKAEITVHLAGHTTYFHNEHRILHQDGNYRWVRAQGMAIRNAAGKAFAIAGAISDMTERKTLEEENLRLAAFPRYDPNPVLASDRDGNLIYLNPAARRVIDKLNLDEPASFLPANHRQLVRSSLDTNQSERHIEVKVQERIYSWSYHPLAHLNVVHLYALDITERQLAEEQLLQAAWHDELTGLPNRTLFIHRLEQAVARAKQSQDGLFAVLFLDLDRFKVVNDSLGHMLGDQFLIAIARRLEASLRRGDVVARLGGDEFTILLATIRDLNDATSFAERIQQQLMLPVNLNEHDVFTTASIGIAIGSYHQKPELEGVNGRPYEQPEYFLRDADLAMYRAKALGKARYVVFDSAMHKHALALLELENDLRRAVQSEKLQVKSEEKEIPISSFLCEFLLHYQPIVALDTGRIAGFEALVRWQHPERGLISPAEFIPVAEETGLIVPLGAWVLLEACRQLHHWQELFPSARDLTMTVNLSGKQLSQPHLLAQIDEILQQTGINPLCLKLEITESVLMENAAAAAEVLEQLRNRNIGLCIDDFGTGYSSLSYLHRFPINTLKIDRSFVSEMAGDDENSEIVRAIVTLAHNLGMYVVAEGVETEKQLVQLWALQCEYGQGYFFSKPLPSEAAEALMVSEPQW from the coding sequence ATGAAGTTTCAGAGCCAATCATGGGCCGAAGCACAGGAATCAAGCATGGGTGGCAAAAGCTTTTTAGGACGCTTACATAAATTGATTGTTGCCTATTGTGCACTGGGAATTTTGGCCACCGGCACAGTCATTGCTGTTGTGAGTATTTTGCCTCTGTACCAACATCTCAAACAAGATCAACACAAAAATTTGCTTATTGCCGCCAGAAGTAAAGCTTCAGCCGTTGAAGAATATATTGGGCAAACAAAAGCAGTTGCTTTGCAAATCGCAAGGGAAACTCAACTTCGTAGGAACCTAGAGGCTTATAACCGGCAGAAGCTGAGCTTAAATGCATTACAGAACCTCAGCACGCCAAAACTGCGAGAAGCGCTCAAAACATCTCCAGACGTGGCAGGCATCAGTCGGCTTGATCGAACCGGCAAGCAAGTAGTGAGCGTGGGATTGCCAATTCCCGCAGAATTTTGGCCCGTACCGGCTGCCGGTTCTCAAACAGTCATGCTTCACGCTCCAGTCATTCTAAGCGGTAGTGCCTATTTAGCCGTCGGTGTTCCCATTTTGAATGAATTATCGCAGCGAGCCGGCACAGACATTGTTGTGTTCAAGCTTGACCCCGTACAGCAGCGACTTTTATCAAAAAATAGGAGTGTTGGGGAAGCCGGCCAAACAGTCATAGGCAGCCTTCATTCCGATGGAGTCGAGGTCTTTTTTTCCTTGAGAAGCCCCGAAAACACTAAATCTTCCTCACAGATAGTAGAGGCAAATTTAAAAAATAATATTATCGGAATTTGGAATTGCTGGCTAATTCCAACCTGCCCAGATATACAGAACCCTAAAAATTTATTTATTCAAGATCGCTCATCCTTAATTTTTCCCAAAACTTCTGCGGTGGCACAAGCTTTAGAAAAAGCGCTTCATCAAGATACCGGCCTGTTCATTTCTCACCTAGCCAAAGAGCCGCAGGTCATCGCCTACAGCCCTATTCAAGGAAGCGATTGGGGTTTATCGGTGATTATGCCTTCTGGCCAACTATATGCGCCGGCTAACCGCCAGATTGTTTCTCTCGGCAGTACACTTTTTCTGTTGATTTTGGCCGGCACCACCGGCACGATCCTATGCCTGCGTCAGCTTGCCAACGCAACCATTCTTCATGCCGGCGACTTAGAGCGACTTGTGCGGCAAAAAACATTATCCTTACCAGCCAATAGTCACAGCACTTTGACACAAGCCGGTTTACCCTCCGGGCAGCGATATCGCTTCACAGATGCCGGTGGCGCTGAGGCTGTGTGGGAGTGGAATTTAGAAACGAACGAGCTTGATTTTTCTCCTCAGTGGAAAGCCTTGCTGGGTTATGACGAAATCGAAATTGGCACTCATCCAGACGAATGGTTCAAGCGGGTGCATCCAAACGATATGGAGCGAGTTAAGGCAGAGATTACCGTTCATTTAGCAGGTCACACCACTTATTTTCACAACGAACATCGCATCTTGCATCAAGACGGCAATTACCGATGGGTGCGAGCGCAGGGAATGGCGATTCGGAATGCTGCCGGCAAGGCGTTTGCAATTGCCGGTGCGATCAGTGACATGACCGAGCGCAAGACCCTTGAGGAAGAGAATCTGCGTTTAGCGGCGTTTCCCAGATATGACCCGAATCCTGTGCTGGCATCCGATAGAGATGGCAATCTAATTTACCTCAATCCAGCCGCACGGCGCGTGATAGACAAGCTGAATCTCGACGAACCAGCCAGTTTTTTGCCGGCAAACCATCGCCAGCTCGTGCGTAGCTCTCTGGACACTAACCAGAGCGAGCGGCACATCGAAGTCAAAGTTCAAGAGCGCATCTACTCTTGGAGTTATCATCCCCTTGCCCATCTCAATGTCGTACATCTGTATGCACTTGATATTACAGAGCGCCAGTTGGCTGAGGAGCAATTGTTGCAAGCGGCATGGCACGACGAACTAACGGGGCTGCCAAACCGAACCCTGTTTATCCACCGGCTAGAGCAGGCAGTGGCGCGGGCGAAACAGAGCCAAGATGGTTTGTTTGCCGTGCTGTTTCTGGATCTTGATCGCTTCAAGGTGGTTAACGACAGTCTGGGGCATATGCTGGGAGATCAATTTTTGATAGCGATAGCGCGGCGGCTAGAAGCGTCCTTGCGTCGCGGTGATGTGGTCGCCAGACTGGGAGGAGATGAGTTTACCATTTTGCTGGCTACGATCCGTGACTTAAATGATGCCACCAGTTTTGCCGAACGCATTCAACAACAACTGATGCTGCCGGTTAATTTAAACGAACATGATGTGTTTACCACTGCCAGTATTGGGATTGCGATCGGCTCATATCATCAGAAGCCCGAACTTGAAGGGGTCAATGGACGCCCTTATGAGCAACCCGAATACTTTCTGCGCGATGCGGATCTCGCCATGTATCGTGCGAAGGCTTTGGGTAAGGCGCGATATGTGGTATTTGACTCGGCCATGCACAAACACGCCTTGGCTCTATTGGAGTTAGAAAATGACTTGCGACGAGCCGTTCAAAGTGAAAAATTACAGGTTAAGAGTGAAGAGAAAGAAATTCCCATCTCTTCTTTTTTATGTGAATTTCTATTACATTACCAGCCAATTGTTGCCTTAGATACGGGCAGAATTGCCGGTTTTGAGGCGCTGGTGCGCTGGCAACACCCAGAGCGAGGTCTGATTTCACCGGCAGAATTTATTCCTGTGGCGGAAGAAACAGGTTTAATTGTTCCGCTCGGTGCGTGGGTGCTCCTAGAAGCGTGCCGGCAGTTACATCATTGGCAAGAACTGTTTCCCTCCGCACGCGACCTAACAATGACGGTTAATCTTTCCGGGAAACAGCTCTCGCAACCCCATTTGTTGGCGCAAATCGATGAAATTTTGCAACAGACCGGCATCAATCCTCTCTGTTTAAAGCTAGAGATCACTGAAAGTGTGCTGATGGAAAATGCTGCCGCAGCGGCTGAAGTGCTGGAGCAGCTAAGAAATCGAAATATTGGATTGTGTATTGATGACTTCGGCACCGGCTATTCTTCTTTGAGTTATTTGCATCGCTTTCCGATTAATACCTTAAAGATTGATCGCTCTTTTGTCAGCGAGATGGCCGGCGATGACGAAAACTCAGAAATTGTGCGGGCAATTGTTACGCTGGCGCATAATTTGGGAATGTATGTGGTAGCAGAAGGCGTGGAAACTGAGAAGCAACTGGTACAACTCTGGGCGCTGCAATGTGAATACGGGCAGGGCTATTTTTTTTCTAAGCCGTTACCTAGTGAAGCGGCTGAGGCGTTAATGGTATCTGAGCCACAGTGGTAA
- a CDS encoding chemotaxis protein CheW gives MTYTNTQPGRTLIKIVPVLKEESGKKVKKNLVFTFFHSFYLIMVKDYFRIQLRQSVQLAVPLESVSEVMTLTVSDICPVPGVTSALLGVVNQRGQLLWVLELADLLTDLLGLMPSSIQYRKRERLTLLVINPNPAGAKAEHASPRLACVVSTLKGIVSLNPEKLDPIPASFSPAFSSFLTGIIQIEGLPVAVLNVSAIFAALRIVEN, from the coding sequence ATGACTTATACAAATACCCAACCAGGCCGAACACTGATAAAAATTGTGCCGGTGCTTAAAGAAGAGAGCGGAAAAAAAGTAAAGAAAAATTTAGTTTTTACTTTCTTTCATTCTTTCTATCTAATTATGGTAAAAGACTATTTTCGTATCCAGCTACGGCAATCTGTACAATTAGCAGTGCCCTTAGAGAGTGTTTCCGAAGTCATGACTTTAACAGTGAGCGATATTTGTCCGGTTCCCGGAGTCACCTCGGCTTTATTAGGTGTGGTAAATCAGCGCGGACAGTTGCTATGGGTGCTAGAGTTAGCAGATTTACTGACTGATTTACTCGGACTTATGCCCTCATCCATTCAGTATCGAAAGCGAGAGCGTTTAACACTGTTGGTGATCAATCCAAACCCTGCCGGTGCCAAGGCAGAACACGCCTCACCCAGGCTGGCTTGCGTAGTATCAACGCTCAAAGGCATCGTGTCGCTCAACCCAGAAAAACTTGACCCGATACCCGCCAGCTTTTCACCGGCTTTTAGTTCATTTCTAACAGGTATCATTCAAATCGAGGGTTTACCCGTTGCAGTGCTGAATGTATCAGCAATTTTCGCGGCTTTGCGTATCGTAGAGAATTAA
- a CDS encoding hybrid sensor histidine kinase/response regulator — translation MEPEKEIFNSHCSSINSPTNKEKRKEFAKFLLETQEKSLSFTTDDRYTQTDFNKISLLVDLEKSLQKVEQRLNLKPNFQETSERVSEKIQESLTSLAEECLLLGEVLNLTWLKDTAELLEQAIKHQKIPLKQLGMTVVAHIRQMRGEFLGEKPAQRDTKEEIPQPSTSASPPEIPEQFLKYLVSKESNLTETSSLNLRMPMARLDRMSNTVGELFINYEQLTVYQQQLDQASRKLKKHFQKLIPVSERTGNFLEQHSPNRMKQEELNLENEEINLTSQSSTFNFKTPSQRQGFQELVVQVRETRADVDLIAHELQETLEQLHTSIERLHEDLTESRLVPFGLLAERFKASLQMLRQQYHKSVELVVEGKKTLIDQAVLQQLQAPLAQLWRNAFVNGIELPAERKAQGKLPLAKITLSAAIRGSHVVICLADDGQGIDPEKVYRRAVEMGLISPLDSEFGDQNPALTSGEILEFLFAPGFSPAATLSDLSGDGVSLDIVRHQVGHLRGSVQVETAVSQGTKFTITIPLTLSILTLLLCRCGQQTLAIPSIDVLEVISLSGSSSPTQPSFNPLLSPVLEADERGMIDWHDRSVPLFSLIELLPYRRVDWMPAAPALPSSLGIVLDVCGEPVVVAVDALLGERELVLKPFDSTVPVPIYIAGCTVLGTGEVVPVLSPNQLNELINHAKQARLSENLTSSQNFQKFKIKDQDNLLYSQTRTASVLIVDDSITVCRALDELLSKAGYQVVQCRNGKEALEQLHQLGECFDLVISDIEMPRLDGLALLAEIRAHPNTRHLPVAILTSRESDSLRQQAMSLGATAYFAKPWEPAQLLDAISVLVTS, via the coding sequence ATGGAACCTGAAAAAGAAATTTTTAATTCTCACTGTTCATCGATTAATAGCCCCACAAACAAGGAAAAACGAAAAGAATTCGCAAAATTTCTACTAGAAACCCAAGAAAAAAGTCTAAGTTTTACCACTGACGACAGATACACACAAACGGATTTTAACAAAATTTCGCTTTTAGTAGACTTAGAAAAATCCCTGCAAAAAGTTGAGCAACGGCTGAATTTAAAGCCTAATTTTCAAGAGACGAGCGAACGCGTTTCTGAAAAAATTCAAGAGTCACTCACTAGCTTAGCCGAAGAATGTCTTCTGCTAGGAGAAGTGCTGAACTTAACTTGGTTGAAGGACACGGCTGAATTACTTGAGCAGGCGATCAAACATCAAAAGATACCGCTCAAGCAGTTGGGAATGACTGTGGTTGCACACATCCGGCAGATGAGAGGGGAATTTCTTGGGGAGAAGCCGGCACAAAGGGACACAAAGGAAGAAATTCCGCAACCCTCAACTTCCGCTTCCCCACCAGAAATTCCAGAGCAATTTTTGAAATATTTGGTTTCCAAGGAAAGCAATTTAACTGAAACATCTAGTTTAAATTTGCGGATGCCGATGGCGCGACTGGATCGGATGAGCAACACCGTTGGCGAGTTATTTATTAATTATGAACAGTTGACTGTTTATCAGCAACAACTGGATCAAGCAAGTCGAAAGCTAAAAAAACATTTTCAAAAACTCATTCCAGTTTCTGAGCGAACGGGCAATTTTTTAGAGCAGCATTCACCGAACCGGATGAAGCAGGAAGAATTAAACTTGGAGAATGAAGAAATAAATTTAACTTCTCAATCTTCGACTTTTAATTTTAAAACGCCCTCTCAGAGGCAAGGGTTTCAAGAATTGGTCGTTCAGGTGCGTGAAACCAGAGCCGATGTCGATTTGATTGCCCATGAACTGCAAGAAACTCTGGAGCAGCTACACACCTCTATCGAACGGTTACATGAAGATTTAACCGAGTCGCGTTTAGTTCCTTTTGGGCTGTTAGCAGAGCGGTTTAAGGCTTCTTTACAAATGCTGAGACAGCAATATCACAAGTCTGTTGAGTTAGTGGTAGAAGGCAAAAAAACGTTAATAGATCAGGCAGTTTTGCAACAATTACAAGCACCTTTAGCACAGCTATGGCGTAATGCTTTTGTTAACGGCATTGAGCTGCCGGCGGAACGAAAAGCTCAAGGCAAATTGCCGCTGGCTAAAATTACTTTGTCAGCCGCGATTAGAGGCAGTCATGTTGTTATTTGCCTCGCTGATGATGGGCAGGGAATTGATCCTGAAAAAGTATACCGTCGGGCAGTAGAAATGGGGCTAATTTCACCTCTAGATTCAGAATTTGGTGATCAAAATCCGGCTCTGACGAGTGGTGAAATTCTTGAGTTTCTATTCGCCCCTGGATTTTCACCGGCAGCAACGCTCAGCGATCTCTCAGGAGACGGCGTGAGTTTAGATATTGTTCGGCATCAGGTTGGACATCTGCGGGGATCGGTGCAGGTTGAAACTGCTGTAAGTCAAGGTACTAAGTTTACGATAACGATTCCTTTAACTTTAAGTATTTTAACTTTATTACTTTGCCGGTGTGGGCAACAAACCCTTGCAATTCCATCAATTGATGTTTTAGAAGTTATTAGCTTATCAGGAAGCTCGTCCCCGACTCAACCTAGTTTTAATCCTTTGCTATCCCCTGTTTTAGAAGCGGATGAACGCGGTATGATTGATTGGCATGACCGATCTGTGCCGCTATTTTCATTAATAGAATTACTTCCCTACCGGCGCGTAGATTGGATGCCGGCAGCACCTGCCTTGCCATCTAGCTTAGGAATCGTTTTGGATGTGTGCGGTGAGCCGGTTGTGGTGGCAGTAGACGCACTGTTAGGAGAGCGAGAACTGGTTCTTAAACCATTTGATTCAACAGTGCCGGTGCCAATTTATATTGCTGGCTGTACGGTGCTGGGAACCGGCGAGGTTGTGCCGGTGCTGTCGCCCAATCAGTTAAATGAGTTAATTAACCACGCGAAACAAGCAAGGCTCTCTGAGAATTTAACCAGCTCCCAGAATTTTCAAAAATTTAAAATAAAAGATCAAGATAATCTTTTATATTCTCAAACGAGAACCGCTTCCGTTTTAATTGTAGATGATTCGATAACCGTGTGCCGAGCTTTAGATGAGCTACTAAGTAAAGCGGGATATCAAGTGGTGCAGTGCCGCAACGGTAAAGAGGCTTTGGAACAACTTCACCAGTTAGGTGAGTGTTTTGATTTAGTGATTTCGGATATTGAAATGCCTCGTTTAGATGGGCTTGCTTTACTGGCAGAAATTCGCGCTCATCCTAACACGAGGCATCTGCCGGTTGCCATTTTAACGTCTCGTGAAAGTGATTCACTGCGGCAACAAGCCATGAGTTTAGGTGCAACAGCTTATTTCGCTAAACCTTGGGAGCCGGCACAGTTACTAGATGCAATTTCTGTGCTAGTCACATCTTGA
- the gor gene encoding glutathione-disulfide reductase yields MTFDYDLFVIGAGSGGLAASKRAASYGAKVAIAEGDLVGGTCVIRGCVPKKLMVYASSFSHLYEDALGYGWGKVEPSFDWRKLTEVVDKEVRRLSQLHISFLEKAGVELFPGYGKLLDAHTVEVGDRKITADKILIAVGGHAVKPDSPGIEYTIGSDQMFHLPEQPKRFVAIGAGYIAVEFACIMNGLGSEVTLINRQEKILRGFDEDLRTGIQDGMSKHGIRFISGITDHTLSIEKQPDGLKVTVSVGGKEETVMADTILCATGRKPNLSKLGLENAGVEIINDAIAVKSDSSTSQPNIFAVGDCTDRLNLTPVAIAEGRAFADTVFGHTPRYISHSNVATAVFSQPEGGTVGLTEAEAREKLGDAVKIYRASFRPMFHSLTGADEKTMVKLVIDSTTDRVLGAHMVGKDSAEVMQGLAIAINMGATKKDFDATIGIHPSTAEEFVTLR; encoded by the coding sequence ATGACGTTTGATTACGACCTATTTGTGATTGGTGCGGGTTCTGGGGGGCTGGCAGCTTCCAAACGAGCAGCCTCCTATGGAGCTAAGGTAGCGATTGCAGAAGGCGATTTAGTGGGCGGAACCTGTGTGATTCGAGGTTGCGTTCCAAAAAAACTGATGGTGTATGCCTCAAGCTTCTCTCACCTCTATGAAGATGCGCTGGGTTACGGCTGGGGGAAAGTTGAACCCAGCTTCGACTGGCGAAAACTGACTGAAGTGGTAGACAAAGAAGTTCGCCGGTTGAGCCAGCTGCATATTAGTTTCCTAGAAAAAGCCGGCGTAGAGCTATTTCCAGGCTATGGCAAACTCTTAGACGCCCATACAGTAGAAGTGGGTGATCGCAAAATCACGGCTGACAAAATTCTGATTGCCGTGGGGGGACACGCTGTTAAGCCTGACAGCCCGGGCATTGAATATACAATCGGTTCTGATCAGATGTTCCACCTGCCGGAACAACCCAAACGCTTTGTTGCCATCGGTGCCGGCTATATCGCGGTGGAATTCGCTTGTATTATGAACGGTCTGGGTTCAGAAGTCACTCTAATCAACCGGCAAGAAAAAATATTGCGCGGGTTTGATGAGGATCTTCGCACCGGCATTCAGGATGGCATGAGCAAACACGGGATTCGCTTTATCTCTGGCATCACCGATCACACACTCAGCATCGAAAAGCAACCAGACGGGCTGAAGGTAACCGTATCAGTCGGCGGTAAAGAAGAAACCGTTATGGCAGACACAATTTTGTGCGCCACCGGACGCAAGCCAAATCTCAGTAAGCTGGGTTTAGAGAATGCCGGTGTCGAAATCATCAACGATGCCATTGCCGTCAAATCCGACAGCAGCACCAGCCAACCCAATATCTTTGCCGTCGGTGACTGCACAGATCGGCTGAATTTAACGCCGGTTGCCATTGCCGAAGGGCGGGCGTTTGCAGATACCGTATTCGGACATACCCCGCGCTATATAAGTCATTCCAATGTGGCAACTGCCGTGTTTTCTCAACCAGAAGGCGGCACAGTCGGTTTAACAGAAGCCGAAGCACGGGAAAAATTGGGAGATGCGGTGAAGATTTATCGCGCCAGTTTCCGCCCTATGTTCCACAGTCTCACCGGCGCTGATGAGAAAACAATGGTGAAATTAGTCATTGACAGCACCACTGATCGTGTACTGGGCGCTCACATGGTTGGCAAAGACAGTGCTGAAGTCATGCAAGGTCTGGCAATTGCGATTAATATGGGTGCCACCAAAAAAGACTTCGATGCCACTATTGGCATCCATCCCTCAACGGCAGAGGAGTTCGTCACTTTGCGATAG
- a CDS encoding Uma2 family endonuclease, with translation MQTQTRYYSPEEYLALEEKAEYKNEYRDGEIIPMPGGTTNHNKIALNFAANLKFALRGQNYDTYIGAVRLWIPRYRQYTYPDVMVIQGEPIYTGTNTTTVTNPLLIVEVLSKYTKNYDLGDKFIYYRSIPEFKEYILIDQTKYHVMQHNQTNDGKWILTDYESETALLELNSLKFQINLHDIYEKVNFADGED, from the coding sequence ATGCAAACTCAAACACGCTACTACAGCCCAGAAGAATATTTAGCACTTGAAGAAAAGGCTGAATATAAAAATGAATACCGAGATGGAGAAATTATCCCGATGCCTGGTGGAACAACAAACCATAATAAGATTGCACTTAATTTTGCTGCAAACTTGAAGTTTGCGTTAAGAGGACAGAACTACGATACTTATATTGGTGCCGTGCGATTGTGGATACCTCGTTATCGTCAGTACACCTATCCTGACGTGATGGTAATCCAGGGAGAACCCATCTATACGGGAACCAATACAACGACTGTAACCAATCCTTTGCTGATTGTTGAAGTCTTATCTAAATATACTAAGAATTATGATTTAGGAGATAAGTTTATTTACTATCGCTCAATTCCTGAATTTAAGGAATATATTTTGATTGACCAAACGAAATATCATGTCATGCAGCACAATCAAACGAATGATGGAAAATGGATCTTAACTGACTATGAATCGGAAACGGCGCTTTTAGAATTAAATTCTCTAAAGTTTCAAATAAATTTGCATGACATCTATGAAAAAGTAAATTTTGCTGATGGTGAAGATTAA